The Pochonia chlamydosporia 170 chromosome 1, whole genome shotgun sequence genome window below encodes:
- a CDS encoding sporozoite p67 surface antigen domain-containing protein, which translates to MNRQQDLPDTFRIPQPGSPPQYTREWEKIGRAKTKRDEDDEDDDNDDNDDNDDNDDDDEKEEEEEEGEGEEDGKDEKGKKKVNRSAFQT; encoded by the exons ATGAATCGACAACAAGATCTGCCTGACACATTCAGGATC CCTCAACCTGGCTCACCTCCACAATACACGAGGGAGTGGGAGAAGATTGGAAGagcgaagacgaagagagacgaagacgacgaagacgacgacaacgacgacaacgacgacaacgacgacaacgacgacgacgacgaaaaggaagaggaagaagaagaaggagaaggagaagaagacggaaAAGAcgaaaagggaaaaaagaaggtAAATCGATCTGCGTTTCAAACCTGA